A single Desulfitobacterium chlororespirans DSM 11544 DNA region contains:
- a CDS encoding cell wall-binding repeat-containing protein, whose translation MKKVIFTLITSLTLVVSASISVWASPLAYPIERLSGQDRVATALSISEKGWTSADTVILCEYADFPDSIASTPFAVSLNAPILLTQGTTLDTRVVAELKRLQPGRVVLLGGTGVLKPAIEEELGKFDFPIVVERIGGQNRYETSVLLAQKVPNDVVILANGDTFPDALSAASFAGIKQIPIILTSKKMPESVLNYLNEAQPSQIIVIGGEGAIPSEGLTEHGFSIETRLGGQDRYETNAAVVSFVQDSYETDDLFLASGITFPDAVAGTVLAAKYKAPLLLTEKEDIPTTVYTYMREHMKVEPPRQSPGTSETPGTPTTRPKQAKITPAGGLNLRESPSSSGAKLVTIPQGTLITLLEEQAGWYKTTFADQTGWVAAEYLTLVDPSGSDNQPVKPAEPQTRQGMITAANGLNLRDNPSSSGEKLVTIPKDTTIQILAEQSGWYQTTYETKTGWISAEYVSLISSEASDPPPASPPAPKKGKSTAANGLNLRATPAATGEKITTVSGGTLFEIIEEENGWYKISFDSQTGWVSGEYVEIVENTDGDKADDPKTEEPAVNPNPPSEETLPAITIDLSVNGTVYILGGSGVISSTAQSIIEGKASSKYKENLREFPALPAEIKKEEPPEEEPDDPEEPAPPVSTEYDPALEIPVDPFIDLPEYALAGKVIMLDPGHGGPDPGASGPSKTHEKDNTLPIALALKDILTQAGAEVLMTREDDSSPCTASKYTELEDLKARVALANSCNADLFISIHNDAFTNPAVNGTTVFYSAANPKNVESLHLAGSIRTSVIDIIKTTDRGVKPGNLYVLNNTKIPAILLEIAFISNPYEEARLQNQTFRENAAAGIFRGIYAYFTTPIPKD comes from the coding sequence GTGAAAAAAGTAATTTTTACTCTAATTACTTCGCTTACCCTGGTGGTAAGTGCTTCTATAAGTGTGTGGGCCAGCCCCTTGGCTTATCCCATCGAGCGATTGTCCGGCCAGGATCGGGTGGCCACCGCCTTAAGTATCTCGGAAAAGGGCTGGACCTCTGCCGATACGGTGATTCTCTGTGAGTATGCCGACTTCCCGGACTCCATCGCCTCCACTCCCTTTGCCGTAAGCCTCAATGCTCCGATCCTGCTTACTCAAGGTACGACTTTGGATACAAGAGTCGTGGCTGAGCTTAAACGTCTTCAGCCCGGCAGGGTAGTTCTCCTGGGGGGAACGGGGGTGCTTAAGCCCGCGATTGAAGAGGAGCTGGGGAAATTTGATTTCCCTATCGTTGTCGAACGGATCGGTGGTCAAAACCGTTACGAAACCTCTGTCCTTCTCGCCCAAAAGGTTCCCAATGATGTCGTCATTCTGGCCAATGGGGATACTTTTCCTGACGCCTTATCAGCGGCAAGCTTTGCCGGGATAAAACAAATTCCCATCATCCTCACCTCGAAAAAGATGCCGGAATCCGTTCTCAATTATCTTAATGAAGCTCAGCCCAGCCAGATTATTGTCATCGGCGGCGAGGGTGCCATCCCTTCGGAAGGCCTTACGGAGCACGGTTTTTCCATAGAAACCCGTCTCGGTGGTCAAGACCGTTATGAGACCAACGCCGCTGTCGTGTCTTTTGTGCAGGATTCCTATGAAACCGATGATCTTTTCTTAGCATCAGGCATTACCTTCCCCGATGCGGTAGCGGGAACCGTTCTGGCTGCCAAATATAAAGCGCCTCTTTTGTTGACCGAAAAGGAAGATATTCCGACCACCGTCTATACATACATGCGCGAACATATGAAAGTGGAGCCTCCCCGTCAAAGCCCGGGAACTTCAGAAACTCCGGGAACTCCGACGACCCGGCCTAAGCAGGCCAAAATCACTCCCGCCGGCGGATTGAACCTGCGTGAAAGTCCTTCCTCCTCCGGAGCAAAGCTTGTGACAATCCCTCAAGGAACATTAATCACCCTGCTTGAGGAGCAGGCCGGCTGGTATAAGACCACCTTTGCTGACCAGACCGGTTGGGTTGCCGCTGAGTATTTAACCCTTGTCGATCCATCCGGTTCAGATAACCAGCCTGTCAAGCCGGCTGAACCGCAAACGCGCCAGGGGATGATTACGGCAGCCAATGGCTTGAACCTGAGGGATAATCCTTCCTCCAGCGGAGAAAAATTAGTGACGATTCCTAAAGACACGACTATTCAGATTCTCGCTGAACAAAGCGGCTGGTACCAAACCACTTACGAGACCAAGACGGGATGGATTTCCGCTGAATATGTCTCTTTAATCTCATCTGAGGCATCAGATCCTCCTCCCGCCTCTCCACCTGCCCCCAAAAAGGGCAAAAGCACAGCTGCCAATGGTCTGAATCTTAGGGCCACTCCCGCCGCCACCGGAGAAAAAATAACGACAGTTTCTGGGGGCACCCTTTTTGAAATAATTGAAGAGGAAAACGGCTGGTATAAAATAAGCTTTGACTCCCAGACCGGCTGGGTATCCGGCGAATATGTGGAGATTGTGGAAAATACCGATGGAGATAAAGCAGATGATCCCAAGACTGAAGAACCTGCTGTCAATCCTAATCCCCCCAGTGAAGAGACTCTTCCCGCGATAACCATCGATTTAAGCGTCAATGGTACAGTCTATATCCTCGGGGGCTCCGGAGTGATTAGTTCAACGGCTCAGTCCATTATTGAAGGGAAGGCATCCTCTAAATACAAGGAAAATCTGCGGGAATTCCCGGCCCTGCCTGCAGAGATTAAGAAAGAAGAGCCACCGGAAGAGGAGCCTGATGACCCGGAAGAGCCCGCTCCCCCTGTCAGCACCGAATATGATCCTGCTCTGGAAATTCCGGTGGATCCCTTTATCGATCTTCCCGAGTACGCCTTAGCCGGAAAAGTGATTATGCTGGACCCTGGCCATGGTGGACCGGATCCCGGAGCTTCGGGGCCGTCCAAAACCCACGAGAAAGACAACACCTTACCCATCGCCCTTGCTTTAAAAGATATCCTGACTCAAGCGGGTGCGGAAGTTCTGATGACCCGTGAGGATGACAGTTCACCCTGCACGGCCTCCAAATATACAGAACTTGAGGATCTCAAGGCTCGTGTGGCTCTGGCCAATTCCTGCAATGCCGATCTTTTTATCAGTATCCATAATGATGCGTTCACTAATCCTGCAGTCAATGGCACGACGGTTTTCTACTCAGCGGCTAACCCAAAGAATGTGGAAAGCTTGCATCTGGCCGGCAGTATCCGCACCTCGGTGATTGACATTATTAAAACCACAGACCGGGGGGTTAAACCAGGCAATCTTTACGTTTTAAACAATACTAAGATTCCGGCGATTCTCCTGGAAATTGCCTTTATATCCAATCCCTATGAAGAGGCCCGTCTGCAGAATCAAACCTTCCGCGAAAATGCGGCGGCGGGCATCTTCAGAGGAATCTATGCATATTTCACGACCCCAATACCAAAGGATTAA
- a CDS encoding YggT family protein: MDHSEEIRSWQRVVYYILGVIEVLLAFRLIFKLLGANPVSGFVSAIYSLTNLLMSPFLGIFRTASARGVETQAVLEPATLVAMIVYAVIAWGIAKLIEIMKRPKKV; encoded by the coding sequence ATGGACCATAGTGAAGAGATACGATCCTGGCAGCGAGTCGTTTATTACATTCTGGGCGTGATTGAAGTACTCTTGGCTTTCCGCCTGATCTTTAAACTACTGGGAGCAAATCCGGTCAGCGGCTTTGTCTCAGCAATCTATTCTTTGACCAATCTGCTGATGAGTCCTTTTCTGGGAATTTTCCGCACCGCTTCCGCCCGGGGGGTTGAGACTCAGGCCGTTTTGGAACCGGCGACCCTAGTGGCGATGATTGTTTACGCGGTGATCGCCTGGGGAATCGCCAAATTGATCGAGATTATGAAACGACCCAAAAAGGTTTGA
- a CDS encoding DNA gyrase/topoisomerase IV subunit B: MSMDLKYNAESIQVLEGLEAVRKRPGMYIGSTGSKGLHHCAWEIIDNAIDEAGAGFCTRIEVTLNSDGSLTVLDDGRGVPIDIHPVKQIPAVRLAFEQLHAGGKFDGQSYKTSGGLHGVGASVVNALSTFLVVEVSREGKIFQLEYEDGGKLKSDLKVIKKGIKGSGTKVTFKPDPLIFKETTSFKFDTLRSRLMELAFLNPGLTIVLTDQRKETRSETFQSKNGVIGFVEHLNKESDYNAVHKKPIFFRGEKDDIVVECAIQYNDGEDEHLRSYVNNIPTDEGGTHESGFRTALTKVFNAYGKKNNLFKKDESLIGDDLKDGLTCVLSVKVREPQFEGQTKTKLSNTEVEGIVQSLTNEGISTFFEQNPTVAKDAINRALTTCLERLAAKRAKELKKKARDAEVKALSGKLAACSEKDRNRNELFLVEGDSAGGSAKSGRDRRFQAILPLRGKVINTYRAKMDKVLENEEIRSMITAIGAGIGKEFEVDKSNYARVCIMTDADIDGAHIRCLLLTFFYRYMKPLILGGKVYIAQAPLYKVEKEKGKIVRYAYDEAELKDALKELGKSAKLQRYKGLGEMNPEQLWETTLNPVNRRMIQVTIDDALEAERKLKILMGEQVDPRREFLMENIVFTEDDM; the protein is encoded by the coding sequence TTGTCCATGGATTTAAAATATAATGCTGAGTCGATTCAGGTCCTGGAAGGTTTGGAAGCCGTGCGCAAACGTCCGGGTATGTATATTGGTTCTACAGGGAGCAAGGGGCTGCACCATTGTGCCTGGGAAATCATCGATAACGCTATTGATGAAGCGGGGGCCGGCTTTTGCACCCGCATTGAAGTCACCCTTAATTCTGACGGCTCTCTGACTGTTCTGGATGATGGCCGGGGGGTTCCCATCGACATTCATCCTGTGAAGCAGATTCCGGCGGTACGGCTGGCCTTTGAACAGCTCCATGCCGGAGGAAAGTTTGACGGGCAATCCTATAAAACCTCCGGGGGCCTCCATGGCGTAGGGGCCAGCGTTGTCAATGCTCTGTCCACCTTTTTAGTCGTGGAAGTCAGCCGGGAGGGCAAGATTTTTCAACTTGAATATGAAGACGGAGGAAAGTTGAAATCTGATCTTAAAGTGATTAAAAAGGGGATTAAAGGGAGCGGAACGAAAGTCACCTTTAAGCCGGACCCCTTGATTTTTAAAGAAACCACCTCCTTTAAGTTTGATACCCTGCGCAGCCGGCTTATGGAGCTTGCCTTTCTCAATCCCGGCCTGACGATTGTCTTAACCGACCAGCGCAAAGAGACCAGAAGTGAAACCTTTCAGTCCAAGAACGGTGTCATCGGCTTTGTGGAACACCTTAATAAGGAATCCGATTACAACGCCGTACATAAAAAACCGATCTTCTTCAGGGGAGAAAAAGATGACATCGTCGTGGAATGCGCTATCCAATACAATGATGGAGAAGACGAGCACCTGCGTTCCTATGTCAATAACATCCCCACCGATGAAGGAGGAACCCATGAGTCAGGATTCCGCACGGCTCTGACCAAAGTGTTCAATGCCTATGGCAAGAAAAACAACCTCTTCAAAAAGGATGAAAGCCTGATTGGGGATGATCTTAAAGACGGTTTAACCTGCGTTCTTTCCGTAAAAGTCCGGGAACCCCAGTTCGAAGGACAAACCAAAACCAAGCTTTCCAATACCGAAGTGGAGGGCATCGTCCAGTCCCTGACCAACGAAGGGATCAGCACCTTCTTTGAACAGAACCCCACCGTGGCCAAGGATGCTATCAACCGGGCTTTGACCACTTGCCTGGAGCGTCTGGCGGCCAAACGTGCCAAAGAGTTGAAAAAGAAAGCCCGGGACGCTGAAGTCAAGGCTCTCAGCGGCAAGCTGGCTGCCTGCAGTGAAAAAGATCGCAACCGCAATGAGCTCTTTCTCGTGGAGGGGGACAGTGCGGGGGGCTCAGCCAAAAGCGGCAGGGATCGGCGTTTCCAGGCCATTCTCCCCTTAAGAGGCAAGGTTATTAATACCTATCGGGCCAAGATGGATAAAGTTCTGGAAAATGAAGAAATCCGCAGTATGATCACAGCTATCGGGGCAGGCATCGGTAAAGAATTTGAAGTGGATAAGTCCAACTATGCCCGTGTCTGTATCATGACCGATGCCGATATCGACGGAGCCCATATCCGCTGTCTGCTGCTCACCTTCTTTTACCGCTATATGAAACCCCTTATTTTAGGCGGGAAAGTCTATATCGCCCAGGCACCTTTGTATAAGGTGGAAAAGGAAAAAGGCAAGATAGTCCGCTATGCCTATGACGAGGCGGAGCTGAAGGATGCCTTAAAGGAATTGGGTAAAAGCGCCAAGCTCCAACGGTACAAAGGGCTGGGGGAAATGAATCCGGAACAGCTCTGGGAGACCACTTTAAATCCGGTCAACCGCCGCATGATCCAGGTAACCATTGATGATGCTCTGGAGGCGGAGCGGAAATTGAAGATCCTGATGGGTGAACAAGTGGACCCCCGCCGGGAGTTCTTAATGGAAAACATTGTCTTTACTGAAGACGATATGTAA
- the gyrA gene encoding DNA gyrase subunit A, with product MSIPEENITQRSLEEVLPESYLGYSKHVILQRAVPDVRDGLKPVHRRIIYAMDELGMTPDKPYSKSARLVGDCMGKYHPHGDSSIYDSAVRMAQPWATRYPLIDGQGNFGSIDGDGAAAMRYTEMRMTHLSQLMTQDIEKDVIPFKPNYDQREKEPIVLPSPFPNLLVNGGSGIAVGMASNIPPHNLREVVAALILQIDDPDVTLEQLMEKVKGPDFPTGGLIIGSQGFTEAYRSGRGKVTMRGKAIIESGKNGKSLIVITEIPFQVSKSTLAAKIEAQSENGKIEGISEVRDESDREGIRLVVECKKDADPKRILKLLYKYTQLQETFGIINLVISEEGTPRVLGLKEINRSYLQHRKEVVLRRTEYELAKAKARAHILEGLVIAINNLDEVLQIIRSSKTPALAKAGLITRFEFSEVQAQAILDMKLQHLTNLELDGIRKEYAEILKLIAELESILADINKVYTIIKNELKQIADQYGDERRTLILPEDVGDEVDYSAFEEPEKPMEVLLTKKGFIKQIPTPTRRSQINAIAFAFKDGDVLLEHVSCTSKDTLYFFTHNGKYYDAKAKLVAEAGAKEKGRAVNNLFPLPEEERIVAMVSLREEKEGQYFVFVTKDGQVMRSPVKDFLNARTADAMGLKDQDEIVKVFLSEGEGDLFLASLQGQAIRFAEAEVNPMGRKSRGVKGMTLNEGDYVVDALLIQPGADGETGDLITVTEQGYVKRTSLEEYKPQGRSGRGIAIARIDAEKTGYLVSLIQAGPKEDKLLHIIQAGGTVTGVEAQSLKRESRVKSGAGLVNVLLNDYIVHVV from the coding sequence ATGAGTATTCCTGAAGAAAATATAACCCAGCGCTCCTTGGAAGAGGTGCTGCCGGAGAGCTATTTAGGCTATTCCAAACATGTCATCTTGCAGCGGGCTGTTCCCGATGTCCGGGACGGGCTCAAACCGGTGCACCGGCGGATTATCTATGCTATGGATGAATTGGGCATGACTCCTGATAAACCCTACAGCAAATCCGCCCGCCTGGTGGGGGATTGCATGGGAAAATATCACCCCCATGGGGATTCCTCTATTTACGATTCTGCGGTGCGCATGGCCCAGCCTTGGGCTACCCGCTATCCTTTAATTGACGGGCAGGGGAATTTTGGCTCCATCGACGGGGATGGGGCAGCGGCCATGCGTTATACGGAGATGCGCATGACTCATCTCTCCCAACTGATGACCCAGGATATCGAGAAAGATGTCATTCCCTTCAAGCCTAATTATGATCAGCGTGAAAAAGAGCCTATTGTCCTGCCCAGTCCCTTCCCGAATCTCTTAGTGAACGGCGGCTCGGGAATCGCCGTGGGCATGGCCAGCAATATCCCTCCCCATAACCTGCGGGAGGTGGTAGCAGCCCTGATCCTCCAGATCGATGATCCGGATGTCACTTTAGAACAGTTGATGGAAAAGGTAAAAGGACCGGATTTTCCCACCGGGGGACTGATTATCGGTTCCCAGGGCTTTACTGAGGCTTACCGGAGCGGCCGGGGCAAAGTGACGATGCGGGGCAAAGCCATCATCGAGTCCGGGAAAAACGGCAAGAGCCTCATTGTGATTACCGAGATTCCTTTTCAAGTCTCCAAATCCACCCTGGCCGCCAAGATCGAGGCTCAATCGGAAAACGGCAAGATCGAAGGGATCAGTGAAGTCCGGGATGAATCGGACCGGGAAGGGATCCGCCTGGTGGTGGAGTGCAAAAAGGATGCCGATCCCAAACGGATCTTGAAGCTCCTCTATAAATATACCCAGCTCCAGGAAACCTTTGGCATCATCAACCTGGTGATCAGCGAAGAAGGAACACCCCGGGTATTGGGATTAAAGGAGATAAACCGCTCCTATCTTCAACATCGTAAAGAAGTGGTCCTGCGCAGAACGGAATATGAACTGGCCAAAGCCAAAGCCCGGGCTCATATCCTGGAAGGCTTGGTCATCGCCATCAATAATCTGGATGAAGTCCTGCAGATCATCCGTTCCAGTAAAACCCCAGCCTTAGCCAAGGCCGGTTTGATCACCCGCTTTGAGTTCTCTGAGGTTCAGGCTCAGGCCATCCTGGATATGAAGCTTCAGCATTTGACCAATCTTGAGCTGGATGGTATCCGCAAGGAATATGCAGAGATTCTGAAGCTGATCGCTGAGCTGGAGAGCATTTTGGCTGATATTAACAAGGTCTATACCATCATCAAAAATGAGCTTAAACAGATCGCTGATCAATACGGTGATGAGCGCCGCACCCTGATTCTTCCCGAGGATGTGGGAGATGAAGTGGATTACAGCGCTTTTGAAGAACCGGAAAAGCCCATGGAGGTCTTATTGACCAAGAAGGGCTTCATCAAGCAGATTCCCACCCCAACCCGGAGAAGCCAGATCAATGCCATTGCATTTGCCTTTAAGGATGGGGATGTACTCTTGGAGCATGTGTCCTGTACCTCCAAGGATACTCTCTATTTCTTCACCCACAATGGCAAATATTATGATGCCAAGGCCAAATTAGTTGCTGAAGCGGGAGCCAAGGAGAAGGGAAGAGCCGTCAACAACCTGTTCCCCTTGCCTGAAGAGGAGCGCATCGTGGCCATGGTTTCCTTGAGAGAAGAGAAAGAAGGGCAGTATTTTGTCTTTGTCACCAAGGACGGGCAGGTCATGAGAAGTCCTGTCAAAGATTTCCTTAATGCCAGAACTGCTGATGCCATGGGCTTAAAGGACCAGGATGAAATCGTTAAAGTATTCCTTAGCGAAGGAGAAGGCGATCTGTTCTTAGCCAGCCTTCAGGGACAGGCCATCCGCTTTGCCGAGGCTGAAGTTAACCCTATGGGCCGGAAATCCCGGGGGGTTAAAGGAATGACCTTAAACGAAGGAGATTATGTGGTGGATGCTCTCCTGATTCAACCTGGGGCAGATGGGGAGACCGGAGATCTGATCACAGTTACCGAACAAGGGTATGTTAAACGGACTTCCCTTGAGGAATACAAGCCCCAGGGCCGCTCTGGGCGGGGTATCGCCATTGCCAGGATCGATGCAGAAAAGACAGGGTATCTGGTCTCCCTGATCCAGGCTGGGCCTAAGGAGGATAAGCTCCTGCACATCATCCAAGCCGGCGGTACAGTGACCGGCGTCGAAGCCCAATCCCTGAAGAGGGAGTCCCGAGTCAAGAGTGGGGCAGGATTGGTCAATGTGCTCCTCAATGATTATATCGTTCATGTCGTATGA
- a CDS encoding class I SAM-dependent methyltransferase: MNRLEKSNKAYKASKNIYDDTLTQSKWWSRLYIRFFWSGVNDVEIARQVLDTLPDNFEGSLLDVPVGTAVFTTEKYGRMKNAHITCLDYSQDMLQQAQERFLRMGIDNVTCLQGNVECLPFENASFDAVLSMNGFHAFPNKDKAFKETSRVLKNGGMFCGCFYIKGESRRTDLIVKQVLARKGWFTPPFYTLEEFRSELSHYYSSINVCNDAAMVYFKCLK; encoded by the coding sequence TTGAATCGTTTGGAAAAATCAAACAAGGCATATAAAGCGTCAAAGAACATCTATGATGATACATTAACGCAGTCAAAGTGGTGGTCAAGACTGTATATCCGTTTCTTTTGGAGCGGTGTCAATGATGTTGAAATCGCCCGTCAGGTGTTGGATACGCTGCCTGATAATTTTGAAGGCAGCCTCCTTGACGTTCCGGTTGGAACGGCTGTGTTTACCACCGAAAAGTACGGACGGATGAAGAACGCCCACATTACCTGTCTGGATTATTCGCAGGATATGCTGCAGCAGGCGCAGGAGCGTTTTTTGAGGATGGGTATTGACAATGTGACCTGCCTGCAAGGAAATGTGGAATGTCTTCCTTTTGAAAACGCCTCTTTCGATGCCGTTTTATCCATGAACGGCTTCCACGCCTTCCCAAACAAGGATAAAGCGTTCAAAGAAACATCGCGTGTTCTAAAAAACGGCGGTATGTTCTGCGGATGTTTTTATATAAAGGGTGAAAGCAGGCGCACCGACTTAATCGTAAAACAGGTGTTAGCCCGAAAAGGCTGGTTTACACCGCCTTTTTATACTTTGGAAGAATTTCGTTCGGAGCTGTCGCATTATTATTCGTCCATAAATGTCTGCAATGATGCGGCGATGGTGTACTTTAAGTGTCTAAAATAA